A single Halarcobacter anaerophilus DNA region contains:
- the ileS gene encoding isoleucine--tRNA ligase yields the protein MDYKESLLLPNTKFPMRGNLPQNEPKRYKLWDEEKVYERMKKNREGKPSFTLHDGPPYANGHIHIGHALNKILKDIIVKYHYFDGKSVRYVPGWDCHGLPIEQKVEEKIGTTKKKELPKSKIRELCREHAARFVDIQREEFKQLGVLGDWDEPYLTMDFKFEANIYRELCAIAKQGLLTRRSKPVYWSWAAQTALAEAEVEYEDKTSPSIFVAFKHEKLDASIIIWTTTPWTLPANTGIALNADEEYILTSDKFIVARKLYNSLIEQEVIKGEIVETIDPKTLENTNAINPLNGRKSTIVLADHVEMDAGTGAVHTAPGHGEDDYKVGLKYGLDVIMPVDDEGKYDETIVREKLFKDTDKYLGMHVFKANELILEELSSCGALLKRVDIVHSYPHCWRTHKPIIFRATKQWFISIDDKYGKENKTLRENALKVVEEIDFYPEWGRNRLRSMLEGRPDWCISRQRDWGVPIAFFRNKKTDEIIFDEKVLNYVAMIFEMRGCDAWYDLSIEELLYPGSGYNPEDLEKTMDILDVWFDSGSTQNAVLRSRNYDAGTFPADMYLEGSDQHRGWFQSSLLTTLASSEVAPYKALVTHGFTMDEKGEKMSKSKGNVIDPAKVMKQYGSEILRLWVAMSDYQNDQKISDNILKQNAELYRKIRNTARFLLANVNDLEKIVPVENMGILDKWILSRAKKTFDEIEASFSIYEYSKGLNKLNNFLVVDLSGIYLDVCKDRLYCDDKNDIHRIASQSAMAMILKKLISTLACILTYTMDELLEFAPKFLKGNAKDIFDFEKVILPEVESNLNDEILLLAKDKFSEAIDTLKKDKVIKSTLELEISTNCETILALEKVEAQDWFLVSSVTNEKQDEVLTSFKVEDFEFTVAKAKGSKCPRCWKFTSTSEETLCSRCESVVE from the coding sequence ATGGATTATAAAGAGAGTTTATTATTACCAAACACAAAATTTCCAATGAGAGGAAATCTTCCTCAAAACGAACCTAAAAGATACAAACTTTGGGATGAGGAAAAAGTTTACGAGAGAATGAAAAAGAATAGAGAGGGAAAACCCTCTTTTACTCTTCATGATGGACCACCGTATGCAAACGGTCACATCCATATCGGGCATGCGTTAAACAAAATACTAAAAGATATTATTGTTAAATACCACTATTTTGACGGGAAATCTGTTAGATATGTTCCGGGGTGGGACTGTCATGGATTACCGATTGAACAAAAAGTTGAAGAAAAGATAGGAACAACTAAGAAAAAAGAGCTTCCTAAATCTAAAATCAGAGAGTTGTGCAGAGAGCATGCCGCAAGATTTGTTGATATCCAAAGAGAAGAGTTTAAACAACTAGGAGTTCTTGGAGATTGGGATGAGCCGTATTTAACTATGGATTTTAAATTTGAGGCAAATATATACAGAGAGTTGTGTGCAATTGCAAAACAAGGTTTGTTAACAAGAAGAAGCAAACCCGTATATTGGTCTTGGGCGGCACAAACTGCACTTGCCGAAGCAGAAGTTGAATATGAAGATAAAACTTCGCCTTCTATATTTGTGGCATTTAAACATGAAAAATTGGACGCAAGTATTATTATCTGGACTACAACTCCTTGGACTTTACCCGCAAATACGGGAATTGCTTTAAATGCAGATGAAGAGTATATATTAACAAGCGATAAATTTATTGTTGCACGTAAGTTATATAACTCTTTAATTGAACAAGAAGTTATAAAAGGAGAAATTGTTGAAACGATTGATCCTAAAACTTTGGAAAATACAAATGCGATAAATCCTTTAAACGGACGAAAATCTACAATTGTTTTGGCAGACCATGTAGAAATGGATGCAGGTACGGGTGCTGTTCACACTGCTCCTGGACACGGTGAAGATGACTATAAAGTAGGACTAAAATACGGTCTTGATGTAATTATGCCTGTTGATGATGAAGGTAAATATGATGAAACAATCGTAAGAGAAAAACTTTTTAAAGATACAGACAAATATTTAGGAATGCACGTATTTAAAGCAAATGAACTTATTTTGGAAGAGTTGAGCTCTTGCGGGGCACTTTTAAAAAGAGTTGATATTGTTCACTCTTATCCTCACTGTTGGAGAACTCATAAACCGATTATTTTCAGAGCTACAAAACAGTGGTTTATTTCAATTGACGATAAATACGGAAAAGAGAATAAAACCTTAAGAGAAAATGCTTTAAAAGTAGTAGAAGAGATTGATTTTTATCCTGAGTGGGGTAGAAACAGACTTAGATCTATGCTTGAAGGAAGACCTGATTGGTGTATTTCAAGACAAAGAGACTGGGGTGTTCCAATCGCATTTTTTAGAAATAAAAAAACAGATGAAATCATTTTTGACGAAAAAGTTTTAAATTACGTTGCAATGATTTTTGAGATGAGAGGTTGCGATGCTTGGTATGATTTAAGTATTGAAGAACTTCTTTATCCGGGAAGCGGTTATAATCCGGAAGATTTAGAAAAAACTATGGATATTTTAGATGTATGGTTTGATTCGGGTTCAACTCAAAATGCAGTATTAAGATCTAGAAATTATGATGCGGGAACATTCCCTGCTGATATGTATTTGGAAGGAAGCGACCAACACAGAGGTTGGTTCCAATCTTCACTTTTAACAACACTTGCTTCAAGCGAAGTTGCACCGTATAAAGCTTTAGTTACCCATGGATTTACTATGGATGAAAAAGGCGAAAAAATGTCTAAATCAAAAGGAAACGTAATTGATCCTGCAAAAGTTATGAAACAATACGGTTCTGAAATACTTAGACTTTGGGTTGCAATGAGTGATTATCAAAATGATCAAAAAATTTCTGATAATATCTTAAAACAAAATGCAGAACTTTATAGAAAAATAAGAAATACTGCAAGATTTTTACTTGCAAACGTAAATGATTTGGAAAAAATAGTACCTGTTGAAAATATGGGAATTTTGGATAAATGGATTTTAAGTAGAGCTAAAAAAACTTTCGATGAAATTGAAGCTTCTTTCTCTATTTATGAATATTCTAAAGGTTTAAACAAATTAAATAACTTTTTGGTTGTTGATTTATCAGGTATATATTTAGATGTTTGTAAAGACAGATTATATTGTGATGATAAAAATGATATTCACAGAATTGCATCTCAAAGTGCAATGGCAATGATCTTGAAAAAACTAATCTCAACTTTAGCTTGTATTTTAACGTATACTATGGATGAATTATTAGAGTTCGCTCCTAAATTTTTAAAAGGCAATGCAAAAGATATTTTTGACTTTGAAAAAGTTATTTTACCTGAAGTTGAATCTAATCTTAATGATGAAATTTTATTATTAGCTAAAGATAAATTTAGTGAAGCTATTGATACACTTAAAAAAGATAAAGTTATTAAATCAACTTTAGAGTTGGAAATTTCAACAAATTGTGAAACTATTTTAGCTTTAGAAAAAGTTGAAGCACAAGATTGGTTTTTAGTAAGTTCTGTTACAAATGAAAAACAAGATGAAGTTTTAACAAGTTTCAAAGTAGAAGATTTTGAATTTACTGTTGCAAAAGCAAAAGGTTCAAAATGTCCAAGATGCTGGAAATTTACATCTACAAGTGAGGAGACTCTTTGTAGTAGATGTGAGAGCGTAGTAGAGTAA
- a CDS encoding NifU family protein produces the protein MMPFTDEDLMPPVSSIIENKVAPMLAKDGGAIKLLDIKNGKVYVQLQGACVGCSASGSTLKFIVEKELKAAIHPELEIINVPQGMENNLQEL, from the coding sequence ATGATGCCCTTTACCGATGAAGATTTAATGCCGCCTGTTAGTTCTATAATTGAGAATAAAGTTGCTCCTATGTTGGCAAAAGACGGAGGAGCAATAAAGTTATTGGATATAAAAAACGGAAAAGTTTATGTGCAGCTTCAAGGTGCCTGTGTCGGGTGCAGCGCAAGCGGAAGCACTTTGAAGTTTATTGTTGAAAAAGAGCTAAAAGCTGCAATACATCCGGAACTTGAAATAATAAATGTACCACAAGGTATGGAAAATAATTTACAGGAGCTTTAA
- a CDS encoding UDP-N-acetylmuramoyl-L-alanyl-D-glutamate--2,6-diaminopimelate ligase — protein MQLITNEKVYTDNSREVDKDSIFVISKQNAEFLEDAKRNGCKNFIEAKNLKKELDLSSIKIIGITGTNGKTTTAAAIYSILLDLGYKVALQGTRGFFINDEKIEDYTLTTPVQLRNFAHIIKAIENGCQFFVMEVSSHAIEQKRIEGLDFELKVLTNITRDHLDYHKTIQEYINVKNSFISDESKKLINKDDLKAKFNTKNALTYGLENPATYKVSAYSFTNGTNVMFSKIDKMYSFTSNLMGIFNIYNILAAVASVDMVTDNSLDEICEAVENFAGVSGRMEIICSDPLVIVDFAHTPDGMKEVFESFNHKDIITVFGAGGDRDKKKRPLMGKVASNYAKKIIVTSDNPRFEDPDLIIEDICKGIKDKDKLTVEVNRKEAIKKAIESGKKNPNNVVLILGKGDEPYQIIYDKKLPLSDKEEVLKHI, from the coding sequence TTGCAACTAATCACAAATGAAAAAGTTTATACAGATAATTCAAGAGAGGTAGATAAAGATTCAATTTTTGTTATTTCAAAACAAAATGCGGAGTTTTTAGAGGATGCAAAAAGAAATGGATGCAAAAATTTTATTGAAGCAAAAAATTTAAAAAAAGAGTTAGATCTTTCATCAATTAAAATAATAGGTATAACAGGAACCAACGGAAAAACAACTACAGCTGCGGCTATTTATTCTATTCTTCTAGATTTGGGTTATAAAGTTGCACTTCAAGGTACTAGAGGTTTTTTTATAAATGATGAGAAAATAGAAGATTATACTCTTACTACTCCCGTTCAATTAAGAAACTTCGCTCATATTATAAAAGCTATAGAAAACGGCTGCCAATTTTTTGTTATGGAAGTTAGTTCTCATGCAATAGAGCAAAAAAGAATTGAAGGTTTGGATTTTGAACTTAAAGTTCTTACTAATATAACGAGAGATCATCTTGATTATCATAAAACTATTCAAGAGTATATAAATGTAAAAAACTCTTTTATTAGTGATGAGAGTAAAAAACTTATTAACAAAGATGATTTAAAAGCAAAATTCAATACTAAAAATGCATTAACTTACGGTTTGGAAAATCCTGCTACTTATAAAGTAAGTGCTTATTCTTTTACAAACGGTACAAACGTAATGTTCTCCAAGATAGATAAAATGTACTCTTTTACATCAAATCTAATGGGTATTTTTAATATATATAATATTTTAGCGGCTGTTGCAAGTGTTGATATGGTAACAGATAATAGTTTAGATGAAATCTGCGAAGCCGTTGAAAATTTTGCCGGAGTTAGCGGAAGAATGGAAATAATCTGCAGTGATCCTCTTGTTATAGTTGATTTTGCCCATACACCCGACGGGATGAAAGAGGTTTTTGAAAGCTTTAATCATAAAGATATAATTACCGTTTTCGGAGCAGGTGGAGACAGGGATAAAAAGAAAAGACCACTTATGGGAAAAGTTGCTTCAAATTATGCAAAAAAAATTATAGTTACTTCGGATAATCCAAGGTTTGAAGATCCTGATTTAATTATAGAAGATATTTGCAAAGGGATAAAAGACAAAGATAAACTAACTGTGGAAGTAAATAGAAAAGAGGCAATTAAAAAAGCAATTGAATCTGGTAAAAAAAATCCGAATAACGTAGTTTTGATTTTAGGAAAAGGGGACGAACCTTATCAAATAATTTATGATAAAAAACTTCCTTTATCGGATAAAGAAGAGGTATTAAAGCATATCTAA
- a CDS encoding vWA domain-containing protein, protein MPHLNIFEQSRHKSLIITTILKYIVIIGSITALASPYKQLNTQLVKNDGIDIVLSLDTSGSMKEKGLNQENRNESRFKVVKDIVKDFIPKRVNDNIAIVVFGSSVMMATPLSFDKQAQNEIVDYLEVGIVGDKTAMIDSLASSVNILKNAKAKSKIVILLSDGEDNASKIPFDVVLKLLKKYAVKVYTIGIGNSNKIILNEIAKQTNGKSYIAYSKEDLNDIYNQIDKLEKSKIESNKITFKEYLFFYPLFFAIIALILYIYLKNRE, encoded by the coding sequence ATGCCTCATTTAAATATATTTGAACAAAGCAGACATAAATCTCTTATAATAACTACAATTTTAAAATATATAGTCATTATAGGTTCTATTACAGCTTTAGCTTCTCCATATAAACAGTTAAATACTCAGCTTGTAAAAAATGACGGTATTGACATAGTTTTAAGTTTGGATACAAGCGGCTCAATGAAAGAGAAAGGCTTAAATCAAGAAAACAGAAACGAAAGCAGATTCAAAGTAGTAAAAGATATAGTAAAAGATTTTATTCCCAAAAGAGTAAATGACAATATAGCAATCGTAGTATTCGGATCTTCTGTTATGATGGCAACTCCTCTTAGTTTTGACAAACAAGCACAAAATGAGATTGTAGATTATTTAGAAGTAGGAATAGTAGGAGATAAAACCGCAATGATCGATTCTCTTGCATCTTCTGTAAATATTTTAAAAAACGCAAAAGCAAAATCTAAAATCGTAATACTTCTAAGTGACGGAGAAGACAATGCCAGTAAAATTCCTTTTGATGTAGTTCTAAAACTTCTAAAAAAATATGCCGTAAAAGTTTATACGATAGGAATAGGAAACTCCAATAAAATAATACTAAATGAAATAGCAAAACAGACAAACGGAAAATCTTATATTGCATATTCAAAAGAGGATTTAAACGATATTTATAATCAAATTGACAAATTAGAAAAGAGTAAAATCGAGAGTAATAAAATTACTTTTAAAGAGTATTTATTTTTCTATCCACTCTTTTTTGCTATCATAGCACTGATTTTGTATATATATTTAAAAAACAGGGAGTAA
- a CDS encoding DUF58 domain-containing protein codes for MKQNLKKIIIKTRRNIFSEIIGNNSSLLKGEGYDFLELKEYEYGEDVKKIDWLISAKFKKPFVKVFHAQKELNINIVPILNGSVYFGSKRFKQELITEICAILGYSCIKQGDPFSSFIGNETLELCTKKSKRNFAVTKMSEKIFDYNAIGKEVDFKKLSDELFKKIRKKSIIFLIGDFFDAKNIDFKLLGKKHEIVTIIVRDKFEEDPFELGNVNLIDPSTNKVFDGNINKSIIKEYKKRVKENDHKLYEHFQKCGIKFTKIYTSEEPLPKLLRLMK; via the coding sequence ATGAAACAAAATCTAAAAAAAATCATAATAAAAACCAGACGAAATATTTTTTCAGAAATAATAGGGAACAACTCTTCTCTTTTAAAAGGTGAAGGGTATGATTTTTTGGAATTAAAAGAGTATGAATATGGAGAAGATGTAAAAAAAATCGATTGGTTAATAAGTGCAAAATTTAAAAAACCTTTCGTAAAAGTTTTCCATGCACAAAAAGAGTTAAATATAAATATTGTTCCTATTTTAAACGGTTCGGTTTATTTTGGCTCAAAAAGATTTAAACAAGAGTTAATAACTGAAATTTGTGCAATTTTGGGATACTCTTGTATAAAACAAGGCGATCCTTTTTCCTCTTTTATAGGAAATGAAACCCTTGAATTATGTACAAAAAAATCAAAAAGAAATTTTGCAGTTACAAAAATGAGTGAAAAAATTTTTGATTATAATGCTATAGGAAAAGAGGTTGATTTCAAAAAACTCAGTGATGAACTTTTTAAAAAAATTAGAAAAAAATCAATTATTTTTCTAATCGGAGATTTTTTTGATGCAAAAAATATTGATTTCAAACTTCTTGGCAAAAAACATGAAATAGTTACGATAATAGTAAGAGATAAATTTGAAGAAGATCCTTTTGAACTTGGAAACGTAAATTTAATCGATCCTTCTACAAATAAAGTTTTTGACGGGAATATAAACAAATCTATAATAAAAGAGTATAAAAAAAGAGTTAAAGAAAACGATCATAAACTTTATGAGCATTTTCAAAAATGCGGTATAAAATTTACAAAGATTTATACAAGTGAAGAGCCCTTGCCCAAACTTTTAAGGTTGATGAAATAA
- a CDS encoding AAA family ATPase: MANNKITQIKEEISKIVIGQEDMVNSILIGLLTNGHILLEGVPGLAKTTTVKTIADVVDLKFKRVQFTPDLLPSDIIGAQIYDMKSGDFRIKKGPVFTNLLLADEINRAPAKVQSALLEVMQERQVTIADDTFIIEPPFLVLATQNPIEQEGAYTLPEAQLDRFMFKIVVGYNTKEQEYEIAKKVTSNENIELHKIINKEELDALKTEVRNIHIDKELEEYIVDIICATREPENFGIEEIKDYIQFGASPRATIDMFKAVKAMAFIRGNNFVSPIDIALVAKSVLRHRIILTYEAEAMEIKVDDLIQKILEKIDIP, encoded by the coding sequence ATGGCAAATAATAAAATCACACAAATAAAAGAAGAGATTTCAAAAATCGTTATTGGTCAAGAAGATATGGTAAATTCTATATTAATAGGACTATTAACCAATGGACATATACTTTTAGAAGGTGTTCCCGGACTTGCCAAAACAACAACGGTAAAAACAATTGCAGACGTAGTTGATTTAAAATTTAAAAGAGTCCAGTTTACCCCGGATTTACTTCCAAGCGACATAATAGGTGCCCAAATATATGATATGAAAAGCGGCGATTTTAGAATAAAAAAAGGTCCCGTTTTTACAAATCTTTTATTAGCCGATGAGATTAACAGAGCTCCGGCAAAAGTTCAATCGGCACTTTTAGAAGTGATGCAAGAAAGACAAGTAACTATTGCAGATGATACTTTTATTATAGAGCCTCCTTTTTTAGTTTTGGCAACCCAAAATCCAATAGAACAAGAAGGAGCATACACTCTGCCTGAAGCCCAGCTTGACAGATTTATGTTCAAAATCGTAGTAGGTTACAATACAAAAGAACAAGAGTACGAAATAGCAAAAAAAGTAACTTCAAATGAAAATATCGAACTTCATAAAATTATAAATAAAGAGGAGCTAGATGCTCTAAAAACAGAAGTTAGAAATATACATATAGATAAAGAGTTAGAAGAGTATATTGTTGATATAATTTGTGCAACAAGAGAACCTGAAAATTTCGGGATTGAAGAGATTAAAGATTATATTCAATTCGGTGCAAGTCCAAGGGCAACAATAGATATGTTTAAAGCTGTAAAAGCTATGGCTTTTATTAGAGGAAATAATTTTGTATCACCTATTGATATTGCGTTAGTTGCAAAAAGCGTATTAAGACACAGAATAATCTTGACTTATGAAGCTGAAGCAATGGAGATAAAAGTCGATGATTTAATCCAAAAAATATTAGAAAAGATTGATATACCTTAG
- a CDS encoding NAD(P)-binding domain-containing protein translates to MKSVYDIAIIGAGPAGIATSCEAVIFGVKNILMFEKGENHSQTIRKYFNDNKPVDKDWKGIEVELKGHIDFKDGTKESTLDLFEESLEKRVIDAKFKTEISQISRLKNRFKIITTTGESYFAKRVVIAIGKMGKPNKPDYKIPVTLKNRANHTISDCKGNEDVLVVGGGDSACEYAYFIHQDNKVTFNYRREKITKANPKNIKNLMNCVEDKEIDLKLGIDIKKVEDEKGKFKVFYTNGEIGRYDRIIYALGGVTPKEFLKSCCVEFDEKSKPYINHKNLNTQGVYLAGDICGSIGGSIALALNHGYNIIMDCMSQEFALEAKSA, encoded by the coding sequence ATGAAAAGTGTTTATGATATAGCAATAATTGGTGCAGGTCCGGCTGGAATTGCAACGTCATGCGAAGCAGTCATCTTCGGAGTAAAAAATATCTTAATGTTTGAAAAAGGAGAGAATCATTCACAAACAATAAGAAAATATTTTAATGATAACAAACCTGTCGATAAAGACTGGAAAGGTATTGAAGTAGAGTTGAAAGGTCATATAGATTTCAAAGACGGCACAAAAGAGAGTACCCTTGATCTTTTTGAAGAATCTTTGGAAAAAAGAGTTATTGATGCAAAATTCAAAACTGAAATATCACAAATAAGCAGGCTTAAAAACAGGTTTAAAATTATAACTACAACAGGTGAGAGTTATTTCGCAAAAAGAGTTGTAATTGCAATAGGGAAAATGGGAAAACCCAATAAGCCTGATTATAAAATACCAGTAACATTAAAAAACAGAGCCAATCATACAATAAGTGATTGCAAAGGAAATGAAGATGTCTTAGTAGTAGGCGGAGGAGACAGTGCCTGTGAATATGCCTACTTTATTCATCAAGATAATAAGGTTACATTTAATTATAGAAGGGAGAAGATAACAAAAGCAAACCCTAAAAATATAAAAAATCTTATGAATTGCGTGGAAGATAAAGAGATTGACCTGAAACTTGGAATTGATATAAAAAAAGTTGAAGATGAAAAGGGAAAGTTTAAAGTCTTTTATACAAACGGTGAAATAGGTAGATATGACAGAATTATTTATGCTTTAGGCGGAGTAACTCCAAAAGAGTTTCTAAAGAGTTGTTGTGTAGAATTTGATGAAAAAAGTAAACCTTATATAAATCATAAAAATTTAAATACCCAAGGAGTTTATCTAGCAGGAGATATTTGCGGTTCAATCGGAGGTTCTATTGCACTTGCTTTAAATCACGGTTACAATATTATTATGGATTGTATGTCGCAAGAGTTTGCTTTGGAAGCAAAAAGTGCATAA
- the rpsB gene encoding 30S ribosomal protein S2 has translation MVTMKDLLECGVHFGHQTRRWNPKMKKFIFGVRKNIYIIDLQKTLRYFRYTYNVVRDAAAEGQTMIFVGTKKQASQAVKDAAIKCGMPYVNHRWLGGMLTNYGTIKKSIRKLEVIKKMREEGQMDLLTKKEALMLTRKEEKLELYLGGIKEMNKLPDMMFVLDAVKEKIAIAEARRLGIKVVAPLDTNCDPDVVDFPIPGNDDAIRSIQLFCNEMAEAMNEGRAALAEESGEEIPVSEEETKEVVAEAVAEGEAEAVVETEEKTEEA, from the coding sequence ATGGTTACAATGAAAGACCTATTAGAGTGTGGTGTACACTTCGGACACCAAACAAGAAGATGGAATCCAAAAATGAAAAAATTCATTTTCGGTGTTAGAAAAAATATCTATATTATCGATTTACAAAAAACGTTAAGATATTTCAGATATACATATAATGTAGTTAGAGATGCGGCAGCTGAAGGTCAAACAATGATTTTCGTCGGTACAAAAAAACAAGCTAGCCAAGCTGTAAAAGATGCAGCAATTAAATGTGGAATGCCTTATGTTAACCACAGATGGTTAGGTGGAATGTTAACTAACTACGGAACAATCAAAAAATCAATTAGAAAATTAGAAGTAATTAAAAAAATGAGAGAAGAAGGTCAAATGGACCTTTTAACTAAAAAAGAAGCTTTAATGCTTACAAGAAAAGAAGAAAAATTAGAACTTTATCTTGGTGGTATTAAAGAGATGAACAAACTTCCTGATATGATGTTTGTTTTAGATGCAGTAAAAGAAAAAATTGCAATTGCAGAAGCTAGAAGATTAGGAATCAAAGTTGTAGCTCCATTAGATACAAACTGTGACCCTGATGTTGTAGATTTCCCGATTCCAGGAAATGATGATGCAATCAGATCAATTCAACTATTTTGTAATGAAATGGCTGAAGCTATGAATGAAGGTAGAGCTGCATTAGCTGAAGAGAGCGGTGAAGAAATTCCTGTATCTGAAGAAGAAACAAAAGAAGTTGTTGCTGAAGCAGTAGCTGAGGGTGAAGCTGAAGCTGTAGTAGAGACTGAAGAAAAAACAGAGGAAGCATAA
- the tsf gene encoding translation elongation factor Ts: MAGATPKLIKELREKSGAGMLDCKKALNECDGNIDEAIKYLREAGLAKAAKKSGNVAAEGLITILVNDEHTKATMTEVNSQTDFVAKNDQFINLTKEITAHVQAEGCTESSELLKTTINGTNFEEYLNGKIATIGENIVARKMVTVSTDNGVVNGYVHMGKVGVILAATCADSAKEKTVDLLKKVAMHAASMKPTVISYKDLDAEFIKSENKAIIADIEKENEELVRLGKPLKHIPQFVSKQQLTQEAIATAEKEMKEELIAQGKPEKIIDNIVKGKIGRWIEDNTQLDKANALLSQTYVMDDSMTVEEAIKAVDSSIDIIEYVRFELGEGIEKKEEDFAAEVAAQMGK, encoded by the coding sequence ATGGCAGGAGCAACTCCAAAACTAATTAAAGAGTTAAGAGAAAAATCTGGTGCAGGAATGCTTGATTGTAAAAAAGCACTTAATGAGTGTGATGGAAACATCGATGAAGCAATAAAATATTTAAGAGAAGCAGGACTTGCAAAAGCTGCTAAAAAATCTGGAAATGTTGCAGCTGAAGGTTTAATTACTATTTTAGTAAATGACGAACATACAAAAGCAACTATGACAGAAGTTAACTCTCAAACAGACTTTGTTGCAAAAAATGATCAATTTATCAATTTAACAAAAGAGATTACTGCTCATGTTCAAGCTGAAGGTTGTACTGAATCTTCTGAATTATTAAAAACAACTATTAACGGTACAAACTTTGAAGAGTATTTAAACGGAAAAATTGCAACAATCGGCGAAAACATCGTTGCTAGAAAAATGGTAACTGTTTCAACTGACAACGGAGTTGTAAACGGTTATGTTCATATGGGTAAAGTAGGTGTTATTCTAGCAGCAACTTGTGCAGATTCTGCAAAAGAAAAAACTGTTGATTTATTGAAAAAAGTTGCGATGCATGCAGCTTCAATGAAACCAACTGTTATTTCATATAAAGATTTAGATGCAGAGTTTATTAAATCAGAAAACAAAGCAATTATTGCAGATATTGAAAAAGAGAACGAAGAGTTAGTTAGACTTGGAAAACCTCTTAAACATATTCCTCAATTTGTTTCTAAACAACAATTAACACAAGAAGCTATTGCAACTGCTGAAAAAGAGATGAAAGAAGAGTTAATTGCTCAAGGGAAACCTGAAAAAATTATCGACAATATTGTTAAAGGTAAAATTGGAAGATGGATTGAGGATAACACTCAATTAGATAAAGCAAATGCACTTTTATCTCAAACATACGTAATGGATGATTCAATGACTGTTGAAGAAGCAATCAAAGCAGTTGATTCATCAATCGATATTATTGAGTATGTTAGATTCGAACTTGGTGAAGGAATCGAGAAAAAAGAAGAAGATTTCGCTGCTGAAGTTGCGGCTCAAATGGGTAAATAA
- a CDS encoding ABC transporter ATP-binding protein, which produces MGETVINNEPITADAKILLEAKNLTHEFDYKLFENINLDLKQKESIAIIGISGSGKSTLLNIFSSLLKPKYGEIFYNNKEIYKLKKRELLNIRRKDFGIIFQAHYLFRGFSANDNLEIATLLSGNEIDKDLLKRLNIDFVLKQGVGELSGGQQQRLSIARVLTKKPKIIFADEPTGNLDKQTAQVVMQTLHKYVKDNDAGMILVTHEDDLAMQCDKVYKLENLQLEELK; this is translated from the coding sequence ATGGGTGAAACAGTTATAAATAATGAACCCATTACTGCTGACGCAAAAATCTTGCTTGAAGCAAAAAATCTCACACATGAATTTGATTATAAACTTTTTGAAAATATAAATCTTGATTTAAAACAGAAAGAATCAATTGCCATTATCGGTATAAGCGGTAGCGGTAAATCTACACTTTTAAATATTTTTTCTTCTTTATTAAAACCGAAATACGGTGAAATATTTTATAACAACAAAGAAATTTATAAACTAAAAAAAAGAGAACTTTTAAATATTAGACGAAAAGATTTTGGTATAATATTTCAAGCACATTATCTCTTTAGAGGTTTTTCTGCAAATGATAATTTAGAAATTGCCACTTTATTAAGTGGAAATGAGATCGACAAAGATCTATTAAAAAGATTAAATATCGATTTCGTACTAAAACAAGGTGTAGGAGAATTAAGCGGTGGACAGCAGCAAAGATTGTCTATAGCAAGAGTTCTTACAAAAAAACCTAAAATTATATTTGCAGATGAACCTACAGGTAATTTGGATAAACAGACCGCCCAAGTTGTGATGCAAACACTTCATAAATATGTAAAAGACAATGATGCAGGAATGATTCTTGTTACTCATGAAGATGATTTGGCAATGCAGTGTGACAAAGTCTATAAACTAGAAAACTTACAGTTAGAAGAGTTGAAATAA